A genomic region of Pseudomonas abietaniphila contains the following coding sequences:
- the sbnA gene encoding 2,3-diaminopropionate biosynthesis protein SbnA, whose product MNYISHIVGDSNFVRLKGLGFENLHLKLESCNPAGSIKMKTAIGLIDSYAERRLIHKDTVLIESSSGNLGVALAMICAERGYAFCCVVDPNTNLHNIKMMEAFGAKIVIVTERDDNDGYLGTRIRYIRDTVARDPRYLWLNQYSNPANARTHELTTARSIHIAFPALDYLVVGAGTTGTLMGCVQYFRKHSPRTKIIAVDSTGSVTFGQAPGKRFIPGLGSSQMPPIFRANHLHKQQVVDERATVAMCRWLAKSNGVLAGGSTGTVVAGLAAPSLGIPKDAVIVAISPDAGERYLETIYNDEWVMQKFGRTELAALSSQPISRYLKNYVHTFEGEALNV is encoded by the coding sequence TCGTTGGCGATTCGAATTTCGTTCGCCTCAAGGGGCTGGGTTTCGAGAACCTGCATTTGAAGCTCGAGTCCTGCAACCCGGCGGGCTCGATCAAGATGAAAACCGCCATCGGCTTGATCGACTCCTACGCCGAGCGTCGACTTATCCACAAGGACACGGTGCTCATCGAATCGTCCTCGGGCAACCTCGGCGTGGCGCTGGCTATGATCTGTGCCGAACGTGGTTACGCGTTCTGCTGCGTGGTCGATCCCAATACCAACCTGCACAACATCAAGATGATGGAAGCGTTTGGCGCGAAGATCGTCATCGTCACCGAGCGTGACGACAACGATGGCTACCTCGGAACGCGCATTCGTTACATCCGCGATACCGTTGCCCGCGACCCTCGCTACTTGTGGCTCAACCAGTACAGCAATCCGGCCAACGCGCGCACCCACGAACTGACAACGGCGCGATCGATCCATATCGCCTTTCCGGCCCTGGACTACCTGGTGGTCGGCGCCGGCACCACCGGAACGTTGATGGGCTGCGTGCAGTATTTCCGCAAGCATTCGCCGCGGACCAAGATCATTGCCGTGGACAGCACGGGATCGGTGACGTTCGGTCAGGCGCCGGGCAAGCGGTTCATTCCTGGCTTGGGTTCCAGCCAGATGCCGCCGATCTTCCGCGCCAATCATCTGCACAAACAGCAAGTGGTGGACGAGCGCGCCACGGTCGCCATGTGCCGCTGGCTGGCCAAGTCCAATGGCGTCCTGGCAGGAGGCTCGACCGGCACCGTGGTCGCCGGCTTGGCAGCGCCCTCGCTGGGGATTCCCAAAGACGCCGTGATCGTGGCGATCTCTCCGGACGCCGGCGAGCGCTATCTGGAAACGATCTACAACGACGAATGGGTGATGCAGAAGTTCGGCCGCACCGAGCTGGCGGCGCTGAGCTCGCAACCCATTAGCCGCTACCTGAAAAACTACGTTCACACCTTCGAAGGAGAAGCGCTGAATGTCTGA
- the sbnB gene encoding 2,3-diaminopropionate biosynthesis protein SbnB translates to MSDFHVIPGAVIKDILDSQSHTMVARVEQVYLQHHDGQTLNPDSYFLRFPQQPANRIIALPASLEGDDAVAGIKWISSFPGNVAQQKPRASAVVILNDRETGYPYACLEGAQISAVRTAASAVSGAYWLNGQSHKAASVGFVGAGVIARNIARMLAVENWKIGHALVHDFDDASAKALTAYVEQIDLCTARGGSLEEVLAADLVIFATTAGEPYVKPPMGFRAGQVVLNISLRDIAPQLLLAANNLCDDVEHCMKANTSPNLAEQLTGNRDFMNGTLAGLIRGEVTLDPGKASIFSPFGLGVLDLALSKFIVDTALAESRAVAIDSFFGETLRWN, encoded by the coding sequence ATGTCTGATTTTCATGTCATTCCGGGGGCGGTAATCAAGGACATTCTCGACAGCCAGTCCCACACCATGGTGGCGCGGGTCGAGCAGGTGTACCTGCAGCATCACGACGGCCAGACCCTCAACCCGGACAGCTATTTCCTGCGTTTTCCACAGCAACCCGCCAACCGGATCATCGCTCTGCCTGCGTCCCTTGAGGGCGACGACGCGGTGGCGGGCATCAAATGGATTTCGAGTTTTCCGGGCAACGTGGCGCAGCAGAAACCTCGTGCTTCGGCGGTGGTGATCCTCAACGACCGCGAGACGGGTTATCCCTATGCATGCCTGGAAGGCGCGCAGATCAGCGCGGTCAGAACGGCTGCTTCGGCTGTGTCGGGCGCTTACTGGCTCAACGGTCAGTCGCACAAGGCTGCGTCCGTAGGATTTGTCGGCGCGGGTGTCATCGCACGCAACATTGCGCGAATGCTGGCTGTGGAAAACTGGAAAATCGGGCACGCCCTCGTGCACGATTTCGATGATGCTTCGGCCAAAGCGCTCACGGCGTATGTCGAACAGATCGACTTATGCACAGCCCGCGGCGGGTCGCTGGAAGAAGTGCTTGCCGCCGATCTGGTGATCTTCGCCACCACTGCTGGCGAGCCGTACGTCAAGCCGCCGATGGGTTTCCGAGCCGGTCAGGTCGTGCTGAACATTTCGTTGCGTGACATCGCGCCGCAATTGCTTCTTGCGGCCAACAACCTGTGCGATGACGTCGAGCACTGCATGAAGGCCAACACCTCACCCAATCTGGCCGAGCAACTTACCGGAAACCGCGACTTCATGAATGGCACCCTCGCGGGCCTGATTCGCGGTGAGGTCACGCTCGACCCTGGCAAAGCGTCGATCTTCTCGCCGTTCGGCCTGGGTGTGCTGGACCTGGCGCTGAGCAAATTCATCGTCGACACCGCGCTGGCTGAGTCACGCGCTGTTGCCATTGATTCGTTCTTTGGAGAAACACTGAGATGGAACTGA